From one Lolium rigidum isolate FL_2022 chromosome 4, APGP_CSIRO_Lrig_0.1, whole genome shotgun sequence genomic stretch:
- the LOC124707968 gene encoding 65-kDa microtubule-associated protein 9-like encodes MEPRREAVLRELGEAWDEVEEAEEDRRAALRALEDDCLALYGAKVAQVRHHAARLRAEVDAARAELDALRGAIGHDGPRNADRSSGSRRSLREELRVVASELEDMRRRRDERRRELAEVTGLIDRVQQEMRPTEPFHVDADGNDLTMKRLQELRAQLRHLQSQKENRIKKMAELRDSLRASSTVLGMGPAETTTSLQEAGAGGDISDGALARLESESERLRETKRGRMQRLQDLVVAMLELWSLMDTPAEEQSRFQGVACNVAASEDEITEAGALSAAAIGEVEAEVARLEGLKGRRMKDLLARKRGELREIQRRARIVSAVAAEEEDDGEEMLVLDDDGEAVAERTLVLARLDTQISEARDEEISRKDVLERMERWQAALEEETWLEEYSRNENRYNVGKGTHLVLKRAEKARALVSKMPAMAESLTAKVVAWEKERGAKFVYDGEGLLDMLQEYDNTRKEKEQERKRQRDQRRQQGQSTVESPVARALPKSIKNVTRTLSMGGGKKMVVSSSSSALSSSRPTTPSYLKSALSSRRSDDGLSPNSFE; translated from the exons ATGGAGCCCCGCCGCGAGGCGGTGCTACGGGAGCTCGGGGAAGCGTGGGAcgaggtcgaggaggcggaggaggaccggCGGGCGGCGCTGCGGGCTCTGGAGGACGACTGCCTCGCCCTGTACGGGGCCAAGGTTGCGCAGGTCAGGCACCACGCCGCGCGCCTACGAGCGGAAGTCGATGCCGCCCGggccgagctcgacgccctccGCGGCGCCATCGGCCACGACGGCCCGCGGAACGCTGATAGGAGCAGCGGCTCCCGGAGGAGCCTCAGGGAGGAGCTGCGCGTGGTCGCGTCGGAGCTGGAGGACATGAGGCGGCGCAGGGACGAGAGGCGGCGGGAGCTCGCGGAGGTGACGGGGCTCATCGACCGGGTCCAGCAGGAGATGAGGCCAACCGAACCATTTCATGTGGACGCCGACGGTAACGACCTCACCATGAAGAGGCTCCAGGAGCTCAGAGCGCAACTGCGGCACCTCCAATCACAGAAG GAGAATCGAATCAAGAAAATGGCGGAGCTCAGGGACTCCCTACGCGCGTCCTCCACGGTTCTCGGCATGGGCCCGGCAGAAACCACCACCAGTTTGCAAGAAGCTGGCGCCGGTGGCGACATCAGCGACGGCGCGCTcgcgaggctggagtcggagtcCGAGAGGCTGCGAGAGACCAAGCGTGGCAGGATGCAGAGGCTGCAGGACCTGGTGGTGGCGATGCTGGAGCTGTGGAGCCTGATGGACACGCCGGCGGAGGAGCAGAGCCGGTTCCAGGGCGTGGCCTGCAACGTGGCCGCCTCCGAGGACGAGATCACGGAGGCGGGCGCGCTCTCGGCGGCGGCCATCGGCGAGGTCGAGGCCGAGGTGGCGCGGCTGGAGGGGCTCAAGGGGCGCCGGATGAAGGACCTGCTGGCTAGGAAGCGCGGCGAGCTCAGGGAGATCCAGCGCCGCGCGCGCATCGTGTCTGCggtcgcggcggaggaggaggacgacggcgaGGAGATGCTCGTGCTGGACGACGACGGGGAAGCCGTGGCGGAGAGGACGTTGGTGCTGGCGCGGCTGGACACGCAGATCTCGGAGgccagggacgaggagatcagccGGAAGGACGTGCTGGAGAGGATGGAGAGGTGGCAGGCCGCCCTCGAGGAGGAAACCTGGCTCGAGGAGTACAGCAGG AACGAGAACAGATACAATGTTGGTAAAGGAACCCACCTGGTGCTAAAGCGCGCCGAGAAGGCACGCGCCTTAGTCAGTAAGATGCCAG CAATGGCGGAGTCCTTGACGGCGAAGGTGGTGGCATGGGAGAAGGAAAGAGGCGCCAAGTTCGTGTATGATGGA GAGGGGCTTTTAGACATGCTGCAAGAGTACGACAACACGAGGAAAGAGAAAGAACAAGAGAGGAAGAGACAGAGG GACCAAAGGAGGCAGCAGGGGCAAAGCACGGTGGAGTCGCCGGTGGCTAGAGCTCTCCCGAAGAGCATCAAGAACGTGACGAGGACACTATCCATGGGTGGAGGCAAGAAGATGGTtgtgtcatcgtcatcatcagcaTTGTCTTCATCGAGGCCAACCACTCCAAGCTACCTCAAATCTGCGTTATCATCACGTAGGAGCGACGATGGGTTGTCACCAAATTCTTTTGAGTGA